The genome window CCGCCGTGACGCCCGCCGAACGGAGCAGGCGGTCGCAGATCACCTGGGGTGTGCCCGTGGCGCCGGCGAGCGCACCCGCGAGAGCCGCGATGCCTTCGTCCAGGTCGGCGTCGCGGCGTTCCACCAGGCCGTCGGTGTAGAGGACGGCCGTGGATCCCGGTGTCAGCGGTACCGAGCCGGAGGAGTGCATCCAGCCGCCGGTGCCGAGGGGTGGGCCGGTGGGTTCGTCCGCGCGCAGGACGTTGCCGCTCTCGTCGCGGACCAGGATCGGGAGGTGGCCGGCCGAGGCGTACACCAGCCGGCCCTCGTTCGGGTCGTGGACGGCGTAGACGCAGGTCGCGATCTGGTTGGCGTCGATCTCCGTGGCGAGGCCGTCCAGGAGCTGGAGGACCTCGTGCGGGGGCAGGTCCAGGCGGGCGTACGCCCGCACCGCGGTGCGCAGCTGGCCCATCACCGCCGCCGCGCGGACGCCCCTGCCCATGACGTCACCGATCACCAGCGCGGTGCGGCCGCCGCCGAGGGTGATCACGTCGTACCAGTCGCCGCCGACCGCGGCCTCGGTGCCGCCGGGCTGGTAGGTGGCGGCGATGCGCAGATCGTCGGGTTGTTCGAGTTCCTGGGGCAGCAGGGAGCGCTGGAGGGTCACCGCGGTCCTGCGCTGCTCGCGCTCGCTGGCGCGCAGCCGTTCGGCGGCGTCGGCGTGGTCGGTGACGTCGGCCGCGAAGACGAGCACGCCCCGGGACTTGTCGTCGGGCGCGTCCACCGGTGTGCAGGTGAAGGTGTACGAACGGCCGCCGGGCGCCTTGCGGGACTTGACCGTGCGCGGCTTGGAGCTGCGCAGCACCTGGTCGAGGAGCGGGAGGAGGCCCAGTGCCTCCAGCTCGGGCAGTGCCGCGCGCGCGGGTTCGCCGACCGGGCGGGCGCCGAAGGCCGCCGTGTAGGCGTCGTTCACGTAGGCGACGCGGTGGTCGGGGCCGTGCACCAGGGCGACGAGGGCGGGGATGCGGTCGAGGACCTCCCGCGCCGGCAGTTCGTCGAGGGCGGGCACGCTCGGCGTGTCGTCGGTGAGCCGCTCGGCACGGGCCACGGGCACGGAGCCGTCCCGCCGGTCCGGTGAGACCGCATGGTCGGTCCGCGCTGCGGCGCGGCGCTGCGTTCCGGGGAGCCGGGCGCTCCAGCGCGTGAAGTTCACCGATTCCTTGCCTCGTCGTTGTCGTCTCCGGCCGGCTCCGGATCCGGGCGGGGGTCCGGGGGCCAGTCCCCGGGGGTACGGCGCTGTGGGGAAAGCCTGATGGGTGCGTCAGGGCGAGGGTCGGCCCGCCCAGGTCGTGGACCAGTCTGGCCGACCGGACCGACATCCGTCAGACGTCGGTGTTTCCGGCGGAGTTCCTGGGTCCGCTCAGTTCGACCCCTTCGGGTCTGAAGAATGCTTTCCACCGGCGGCCAGTTCGAACTCCGCACGGGGATGTTCGAGTGAACCGAGCGACACGATCTCCCTCTTGAAGAGGCCTGCCAGCGTCCATTCGGCCAGTACGCGCGCCTTGCGGTTGAAGGTGGGCACCCTGCTGAGGTGGTACGTGCGGTGCATGAACCACGCGGGCCAGCCCTTGAGCTTGCGCCCGTAGACGTGGGCGACCCCCTTGTGCAGCCCCAGGGACGCCACCGAACCGACGTACTTGTGCGCGTACGTCTCCAGGGGTTCGTCGCGCAGCGCGTGCACGATGTTGTCGCCGAGCACCCTGGCCTGGCGCAGCGCGTGCTGGGCGTTGGGTGCCGTCTCCCTGCCGGGCTCCTCGGCGGTGACGTCGGGGACGGCGGCCGCGTCTCCCGCGCCCCACGCGTGCGTGACGCCGTCCACGGTCAGCTGCGGCGTGCACTTCAGGCGCCCGCGCTCGTTCAGCGGCAGGTCGGTCGCGGCGAGGATCGGGTGCGGTTTCACACCGGCGGTCCACACGACCGTACGGGTCGGGAAGCGGGAGCCGTCGGAGAGGACGGCGACCCGGTCGGCGCAGGACTCCAGGCGGGTCTCGAGGCGCACGTCGATGTTGCGGCGGCGCAGCTCGGTGACGGTGTAGCGGCCCATCTCCTCGCCGACCTCGGGGAGGATGCGGTCGGAGGCCTCCACGAGGATCCACCGCATGTCCTCGGGCTTGACGTTGTGGTAGTAGCGGGCGGCGTAGCGGGCCATGTCCTCCAGCTCGCCGAGCGCCTCCACGCCGGCGAAGCCGCCGCCCACGAAGACGAAGGTGAGGGCCGCGTCGCGGATCGCGGGGTCGCGGGTGGAGGAGGCGATGTCCATCTGTTCGATGACGTGGTTGCGCAGGCCGATGGCCTCCTCGACGGTCTTGAAGCCGATGCCGTGGTCGGCGAGACCGGGGATGGGGAGGGTGCGCGAGATGGAACCGGGTGCGAGGACGAGTTCGTCGTACGCGATCTGTTCCGTCTGTCCGGTCTCCTCGCTGGAGAGCGTGGAGACGGTGGCGATCCGCTTGGCGTGGTCGACGGCCGTGGCCTCGCCGATGAGGACGTGGCAGTCCGGCAGGACGAGGCGCAGCGGGACGACCACGTGGCGCGGCGAGATGGCGCCGGCAGCCGCCTCCGGCAGGAACGGCTGATAGGTCATGTAGGGGTCGGGCGAGACCACCACGATCTCCGCCTCGCCGCGGCGGAGTTCCGCCTTCAGCTTCCGTTGCAGGCGCAGCGCCGTGTACAGGCCGACGTAGCCGCCGCCGACGATGAGGATGCGCACACACTTCGGGGGTTCGGGGGGTGTCGCCCGGTGGAATGCAGCCGTCACCTTCCCATGAGGCACCCGGCGCCCGAATTTGTCCACAGGCCCGGCAAATTGTGTGACGGGACGGACGCCTGGGGCAGGGTTGGCCGAATCACCGGCGTGCGAGGAATCTCTGCAGGTCAGCGTGGGTGTGAGCGGTTACTACGGGGGGTACGAAAGGGGCGAATCCGGCCGGTACTCCGATCGGGGGGCGACCCGCCCGGAACGCGCCCCTTCTGAATTGACTCCCGCTCAACTATGTTCGTGCCTTGACGGGGTGTAGGGGGATGCGCTCGGGGGTCCGCGACGGGCGGGCCCGGTCACGTACGACGCCTGTTCCGTACGCTCCGGTTTTCAGCAGCGGGGAGAGTCTCCGGGGGGAGACGTCAGGACCGGGGGAACACTTATGCACATTCAGGACTCTCATTGGTCGTCCGCGTCCGCCGTAGCGGCGGCGGGCACGGTGAGCGCGGCGGCGGAGAACGGACGCGGGGAGGGTGCGCGGACGACGCCGCTGCGTGTGGACGCACAGCGCAATCTGGAGCACGTACTGCGCGCGGCACGCGAGGTCTTCGGCGAGCTGGGGTACGGCGCGCCGATGGAGGACGTGGCGCGACGCGCGCGGGTCGGCGTCGGCACCGTGTACCGGCGCTTCCCGAGCAAGGACGTCCTGGTGCGGCGGATAGCCGAGGAGGAGACCTCCCGGCTGACCGAGCAGGCCAGGGCTGCGCTCGGTCAGGAGGACGAACCGTGGTCGGCGCTCTCGCGCTTCCTGCGCACATCGGTGGCGTCGGGCGCGGGACGGCTGCTGCCGCCGCACGTGCTGCGGGTGGGGGTCGCCGAGGAGGGCACGGAGGGGTCCGACGCGGGGTCGGTGGACGGGGCCCGGGTGCCGCAGCAGCGGTCGGAGTCGTCCACCGAGCTGCGGCTCGTGGAGCAGCGGTCCGCGCCGGAGCCCGACGACGCCGGAGCGGCGACGCTGCTGGAGGTCGTCGGGCAGCTCGTGGAGCGGGCACGGGCGGCGGGTGAACTGCGGCCGGACGTCACCGTGTCGGACGTGCTGCTGGTGATCGCCACGGCGGCACCCTCACTGCCGGACGCCGCCCACCAGGCGGCGGCCTCGGCGCGGCTGCTGGACATCCTCCTGGAGGGCCTGCGGTCCCGTCCGGTGTGAGCCGGGCCGGCCGCCGCGCCGCCCAGGGAGGACCGCCGCGGCGCGCCGCCGGGCCCGAGGGACCCGGCGGCGCTCGCGGACCGCGCGGAGGTGCGGTTCACCCGCCGACGCGGCCTCCGACCTCCCGACTCACCGGGGGTGGTCCGCCGGCTCACCGGGCAGGGTGGTCCGCGGACGCCCCCGCCAGCTCTCCCAGCACGTCGTCCGGGGTGAACTCCGTGCCCCTCGCCCGCTCCACGTCGAACCGGGCCCGCCCGAGCGCCTTCAGCGCCGCCGCCTCGGTCCGCTCCGCCTCGACGCGATCCGGCTCGGGTCGTACGGCGTTCGGCAGGCGCCACCGGTCGGCCGCCGCGAGCAGCCGGACCGCGCGGGCGTGCTCGCCCAGGGCAGCCAGGGCGTTCGCCGCGATGTCCACGAGCCCCGCCGTCACCGACTCCGCGCACCTGTTCTCCACCGCATGGCGCAGCGCATCGGCGAGCTTGGGCAGCCCGTGGCAGGGCCCGGACTCGGCGATGGTGACGAGCGCGTCGATGCCGTTCAGCGCGGCGATGAACTGCGGCGGCGGCGTGTTCCGGACGGTCTCCACCCGCGCGTTCTCGCACAAGGCGCGCGCCCGGAGGGTCTCCCCGTCGTCCAGCGCCATCTGCGCGCGCAGCAGGCTCACGTACC of Streptomyces cynarae contains these proteins:
- a CDS encoding ATP-binding SpoIIE family protein phosphatase, whose protein sequence is MNFTRWSARLPGTQRRAAARTDHAVSPDRRDGSVPVARAERLTDDTPSVPALDELPAREVLDRIPALVALVHGPDHRVAYVNDAYTAAFGARPVGEPARAALPELEALGLLPLLDQVLRSSKPRTVKSRKAPGGRSYTFTCTPVDAPDDKSRGVLVFAADVTDHADAAERLRASEREQRRTAVTLQRSLLPQELEQPDDLRIAATYQPGGTEAAVGGDWYDVITLGGGRTALVIGDVMGRGVRAAAVMGQLRTAVRAYARLDLPPHEVLQLLDGLATEIDANQIATCVYAVHDPNEGRLVYASAGHLPILVRDESGNVLRADEPTGPPLGTGGWMHSSGSVPLTPGSTAVLYTDGLVERRDADLDEGIAALAGALAGATGTPQVICDRLLRSAGVTAGHDDDVAVLVLQHPARTGPDGELFRNAALELLGGVEAAPRARAFASGVLTSWRFPADLHDHGVLAASELVANSLQHGTPPMRLRLRRTDRRLIIEVTDGDDHLPRRRRAEPADEAGRGIAIVAAIASSWGSRRTPGGGKAVWCEFALPKADG
- a CDS encoding TetR/AcrR family transcriptional regulator; translation: MHIQDSHWSSASAVAAAGTVSAAAENGRGEGARTTPLRVDAQRNLEHVLRAAREVFGELGYGAPMEDVARRARVGVGTVYRRFPSKDVLVRRIAEEETSRLTEQARAALGQEDEPWSALSRFLRTSVASGAGRLLPPHVLRVGVAEEGTEGSDAGSVDGARVPQQRSESSTELRLVEQRSAPEPDDAGAATLLEVVGQLVERARAAGELRPDVTVSDVLLVIATAAPSLPDAAHQAAASARLLDILLEGLRSRPV
- a CDS encoding NAD(P)/FAD-dependent oxidoreductase, with translation MTAAFHRATPPEPPKCVRILIVGGGYVGLYTALRLQRKLKAELRRGEAEIVVVSPDPYMTYQPFLPEAAAGAISPRHVVVPLRLVLPDCHVLIGEATAVDHAKRIATVSTLSSEETGQTEQIAYDELVLAPGSISRTLPIPGLADHGIGFKTVEEAIGLRNHVIEQMDIASSTRDPAIRDAALTFVFVGGGFAGVEALGELEDMARYAARYYHNVKPEDMRWILVEASDRILPEVGEEMGRYTVTELRRRNIDVRLETRLESCADRVAVLSDGSRFPTRTVVWTAGVKPHPILAATDLPLNERGRLKCTPQLTVDGVTHAWGAGDAAAVPDVTAEEPGRETAPNAQHALRQARVLGDNIVHALRDEPLETYAHKYVGSVASLGLHKGVAHVYGRKLKGWPAWFMHRTYHLSRVPTFNRKARVLAEWTLAGLFKREIVSLGSLEHPRAEFELAAGGKHSSDPKGSN